The genomic stretch TACTTTTTGACTGCATACTTACCGGCATATTTTTCTTCGCTCACCAATAATAAGGATGATCTACAGAGCCTCATGGAAAGAGAGATAGTAGTAAAAGCGGATAATGTGGTGAAGAAGTTCGGCGATCGGACGATCCTGAACGGCATAAGCCTTGATATATATAAAGGCGAGACGTTCGTTATAATGGGCGGGAGCGGCTGCGGAAAGAGCACGTTTCTCCGCCATATAATAGGAGCGCTCACTCCTGATTCTGGTAAAGTCCATCTTCTCGGTAAGGATCTGTCGAAACTTAACGAAGATGAGATGGACAAGATCAGGATGAAGATAGGGATGTGTTTTCAGTCATCCGCGCTCTTCGATTCAATGACCGTGGGAGACAATGTCAGCCTGGGTTTAAGAGAACATACAAAGCTCGATAAGAGCGTTATAGATATAGTGGTGAAGATGAAGCTTGAGATGGTGGGCCTAAGAGGTTTTGAGGATATGATGCCGAGCCAGCTCTCCGGCGGAATGAGAAAGAGGGTGGGGCTGGCGCGCGCTATATCGATGGATCCGGAGATCATATTTTACGACGAGCCGACTGCCGGGCTTGACCCGATAGTGGCTGGAGTTATCGATAAGCTCATAATAGACCTATCGAAGAAGTTGAATATAACGAGCGTTGTCGTGACCCACGACATGAAGAGCGTCTTTTCGATCGCGGACAGAGTCGCGATGTTTTACGAGGGCAAGGTCCTTGAAGTCGGTTCATCCGACGAGGTAAAGAATTCCAAGAATCCCATGGTGCAGCAGTTCATAAACGGAAACCCTGATGGGCCGATCAGGTTCTTCCGGCAAAAAGATGATTATCTGGAGCGCCTGATAGCTTAGGTACGAAACGTTAATAGGAGACTAGACAAGATGAAAATTAATAATGAGATCAAGACGGGTATAATTGTTGTGGCAGCGATCCTGGTGGTTGCGCTGTTTTACGCGAAGACCGCAGGCACCTCTTCCGGTAAAACATACAGGATAAAGACGTATTTCAATTACGCCGAAGGCGTGAAACAGGACGCCATAGTGAAGCTTGCCGGCATAGAAGTGGGCCGCGTCGAGAAGATACAATTTCAGTATATGCCGGAGACGAAGATCGAGATGGTGATGGCTATCAGCGATAAGGCCAGGATCCATGAGGATTCCATAGCTTTCATAGCCACATCGGGCATGATAGGCGACGCCTATTTGGGGATCACGCCGGGAACGGCGGATAAGCCGTCTGTGCATGAAGGCGGCATTATAGCGAGTGAAGATCCCGTGGAGGCGAGAAAACTATGGAAGAAGTCGGATGCCATAGCCGATAACCTCGATAAGATGCTGATCGAGGTTAAGGGCCTGACGGAGAACGTCAACGGCGTGATGAAAGATAATAAGGCGCGTATCGACGGCATAGCTGTTAATCTGGAACAGACCGCGGTGAACTTCAAGGATTTCAGTTCAGATATCAAGCAGCACCCGTGGAAACTTCTCATGAAGGGGAAAGAATAGCTTAAATAGCTGAAGGTTAGCGCATGCTAAAGAAGTGAAATCAAAATCCTTAAGAGAAAATGCCGGATTTATAGCGCTGATATTTATAGCGCTTGCCATCTTCGCCGGATCCTATTTCCGCGTCCTGGACAGTTATGAACTCGAAACGCTAGATCTCAGGTTCCGCCTCCGCCCGCCTATTTCTACCTCGGATAATATAGCTATCATAGAGATCGGCGACGATACGATCGCGAAACTCGGCCGGTTTCCGTTTGACAGAAGATATCACACCCTTCTTACAAAGGCTCTTTCCGAATCGGACGCCCGCATTATACTATTCGATCTATTCTTCAGTGAACCGGAAGAGAGCGATAAGGAGTTTGAGGACGCGGTCGCGAAAGCTGGTAATGTTTATTTCCCCGTTGTATTTGAACTCGATCCAAAAATATCCCGCAAAATACCTTCCGCTACAGCTTACGCCGCCCGATGCCTCGAAGGCTTCAATTCCGCCGCAAAAGGTATAGGACATATAAACATCATACCGGACATAGATGGTAAATTCCGCCGCGCGAGCGCCTATATAAGGTATGAAGGCTACAGGCTTTCACCGTACCTTTCGCTTCTTGGGGCTTGCGACTATCTCGGGATATCTCAAAAAGACGTGAAATTCGCTCCGGGTAAATATCTGTATCTCGGCAGCGGTATAAGGGTGCCGCTCGACCAGGATTCCGCCATTATAGTTAATTACTCAGCCGGGTGGGGGAGAAGTTATCAGCATTATTCCTATGTAGATATAATTCAATCATATCTGGCTAAGGCCGCCGGCGAGAAACCTGTTCTCGACCTTTCCCTGTTAAATGGAAAAATTTGCATAATAGGTTTGACCGCCCTCGGTACCGTAGATCTGCACCCGACTCCGTTCGGTTCACTCTATCCCACTATGGGCATGCATGCCGAAGTTATCAATTCGATTCTAAAAAAGAAATTTATACAGAGAGCTTCGCCGGAAGCTAACCTGGTGATACTTCTGTTTTTATCCGCTATTATTGCGGCTGTTGTGCTGAAGACAAAACCTGTAAAAGGCCTTGTTTGCCTTATATCCATAATCGCGGTACTGATATTATCCGGCATTGTGATATTCGACATGTATGGAATCTGGATAGATCTTATCTATCCCGTTTTCGTCATCGTGATGCTGTATATCTCCATCACGCTTTATAGATATATTTCGGAATGGAAGAGGAGGCTTGTTATCGAGAACGAGCTCCAGATAGCCAGGAAGATACAGGAGAGCTTCCTGCCCAGATCGACTCCGTCAATCGAAGGTTTGAGCATCTCTGTGGCGATGTTCACGGCGCGCCAGGTGGGAGGGGATCTTTATGACTTCATACCTTTCGCAAACGACAGGCTTGGTGTCATGATAGGCGATGTATCGGGCAAAGGAGTGCCGGCGAGTTTATTCATGGCGATGTCTGTCGGTGCATTCCGCACTTTTGCCTCCTCAGGTGCGAAACCCGAAGGGGTATTAGCCGGCCTGAACATAAAACTTATCAATGAGTCATCATCGAATCTCTTTGTCACGATCTTCTATTCGATATTCGATATGAAAAACAGGGCTTTTATTTATAGCAATGGCGGTCATCTTCCTGTGCTGTACTTAAATAAGGAAGGTAAGCCGCAATTCCTCGATGTGCGCGATGGCGCTCCTCTTGGTCTCCTGGACGGCCCGTATTCCGGAGGGGAAATAAAATTCGGCCCGGGCGACGTATTCATATTCTACACAGACGGCGTTACGGAAGCTATGAATCAGAAGTCCGATATGTACGGCAAGGAGCGTCTTTTGCTTGCGGCGGAAAAGAACAGGCATTTGCCGCCGGATAAGATGCTTGCCGAGATAGAGAAGGATCTGCGGCGGTTTGAGAGACAGATCGACCAGCACGACGATATAACTATTATAATCGTAAAGGCGGTATAGGGACTTATGGGAAAGCATAAACATGAGGCCGGTAAAATACTGCTGGAAGTGAGCAGGGCCATTAGTTCATCCTTGGATCCGGATGAAGTCAGCAGGCTGTACCATAAGATGAAGAGCCTTTTTTTAAGCACGGTAACGTCTTTGACAAGAGCTATTAATGTGAAGGACAGTTACACTAGCGGCCACTCCGAACGCGTCATGAAGTATGCTCTCGCTATAGGCAGGGAGATGGTTCTTGACGATCAAGCTCTCGAGAATCTCGGACTGGCAAGCCTTCTGCACGACATAGGCAAGATCGGCGTAAAAGAGAGTATCCTCATGAAACCGGCAAAACTTCTTGGACATGAGCGGCAACAGATGAGGATGCACCCGGATATAGGCGCGAGGATCGTAGAATCTATAGATGGTTCCAATGTGATGCGCCGCGGTATATTTGAACATCATGAACGTTATGACGGAAAGGGCTATCCTAATCGATTGAAAGGAGATCAGATATCTATCGAAGGCAGGATTATCGCTGTAGCGGATGTCTTCGATGCGCTAACTACGGACAGACCGTATCAAAAAGGGGACTCCGAGGATTATGCCTTCCAGAAGATAACGAGAGAATCGTCGTCGCAGTTTGACCCGCAAGTTGTTGCCGCATTTGTAATTTCATACAAAAGTCATCCGGAGATTTGGCGCAAATAGAGTTAAACATGAAAAAGTTAGTTTTTTATGATTGACATTATATATTATATATGATATTCTTAAGACAAGTCGAAAGGGCAAAACCGCCGAGAAGCGGTGACATCCCGAAACGGGATTACGGCTTGAGGAAATAGCGGCCGTAGCAAAGCCAAGGGTCTGGTAGGATATCAGGCAGCCTGGTTGCCGAAACTAAAAAGTTAGGCGATCGGGCTTTTTGTTTATGGTTAATTTTAAGGAGGCACTAAATTGAAAACTATAAAAATTTTATTAATTTTGGCATTGCTTTTCCAGCAGGTAACTGATTTTGGATATGCTTTGCCCGTCGGCTCAGAGAACAATCACATCATGAGCGTTGGAAATCAGACGCAAGCCGATGGCCTTGTATCATACCTGCAGCAGCGGGAAAATCTCGTCTCAAATAATCAGGCACAGCAGGCTCCGCCTGCGATCAATGTTCCCAGTAACGGTTATGATTCTCCGGCGGCTATAGGTATTGCTCCCGATGGCGCGACCGCGAATGCGGCAGCTACGTCGAGAGGGCTGTCTCTTAGTTACAGCACAGGAACCGCGGGCTGGGCGGGAGCGGGCTTCGATTACGGCCTTACTCCGGCGAATCTTGCAGGTATGACAGAACTGGTTGTAGGCCTCAAAGGCACACCCGGCATGGTCAAGCTGGAGATTAAGGACAAGAACGGCAAGATGGCATTTGTCTATCTTGACAGTATAAAGGCCGACGTAGAGCAGGTATGGGTTATCCCGCTGGATTATTTTGTTACAAAAGGCGTCGATCTTTCCAATGTGCAATTGATCGATTGCATTGTCGAAGGAAATAATCAAACCGGCACACTGGAATTTAACAGATCCCTTACACCGATGTGGATCGAGCCGTCGACGAGTTTAACAAGCCAAAATATAAATCTTCCAGCAGTCGGTCTAAACAATCCTTCTCAGACAGCGGTAGCTCCGGATCCCGCACAGATTACCAATCTGACAGTGACCGCGAGAGGCATAAGCTTTAACTATAACACGGAAGCGCCGGCCGGTTCTCCAAGTGCCAATAGCGATGGTTGGGCGGGCGCAGGGTTCTCATATGATAATCTGACTACTCCTCTGAAGGAATCTTTTGATCTTAAAAGCGCGCTTGGCAATTCTCCTCTTGTTATAGGAATCAAAGGCGATTGCGGCAAGATAAGATTAGAGATCGTGGATAAGAACGGCCAGAAGGATGCAGTACTATTAGATGGCGTCAGCGCTTCTCAGGAAAATGTATGGGCCGTTTCATTATCAGAATTTCAAGGAGTTGACCTTAACAATGTAAGCTATATTTATTTTATTGTCGAAGGCGCCAATAAAACCGGTTATCTGGAAATTAACAGGCTCGCAGATTCGGTTTACATACCACCGGATCCGACGAAGCATGCGAGTGATATAAATATACCCACGGAAGGCCTTACCATACCTGGAGGCGTCACAGTGGCGCCGACAGGGGCCATTGAGACACTTACTCGCACCTCCAGAGGTATATCCGTTGCCTATTCCACGAATTCCGGAGCCAACGCCGGCTGGGCGGGAGCGGGCTTCTCGTACGCGGGCACCGCGCTCGGCTACCAGGACTTATCTAATCTCTCAAGCCTCATCTTCAGCCTTCAGTCCTCCGAGAGTACTTTAAAACTCGAGCTCGTGGATTCTCTAGGCAATAAGAGTGCCATATACTTATCCGGCGCCTCAGCCACAACGGAGACATTCTACTCGGTAGACTTCACAAAATTAGTTGGTAAAGCCGACCTCAAGAAGATATCATTCATCTACGTTATAGTAGAAGGTGACAATAAGACAGGAACACTAGAGCTTAACGACCTTAAAGTTTCTAACATGATTTCGGCCGACCCAACGAAGACAGCCTCTGACATAAATATACCCACAGAAGGCCTGACTATCCCAGGAGGAGTAACGGTTAATCCGACAGGCGCCACCGCAACACTCACCACTACTCCTAGAGGCATATCCGTAGCCTACTCCACCAATTCCGGCGCTAACGCAGGATGGGCGGGAGCAGGCTTCTCGTATGCGGGCACCGCGCTCGGCTACCAGGACTTCTCAGGTCTGACAAACCTCGTCTTCAGCTTAAGAAGCACAGAGAGTAACAGCGCCTTAAAACTCGAACTTGTAGATTCTACGGGCAAGAAGAGTGCAATATACCTTATTACTGATTTTCTCCCCACTAATTCACGCATGAAGTTTCCGGTGCGGAGCGAAACATTCTACTCCATAGACTTATCGAAGATGGTCGGTAACGCCGACCTGACGAAGGTCTCTTTCATATACGTCATAGTCGAAGGCGACAATAAGACGGG from Candidatus Omnitrophota bacterium encodes the following:
- a CDS encoding ABC transporter ATP-binding protein, which gives rise to MEREIVVKADNVVKKFGDRTILNGISLDIYKGETFVIMGGSGCGKSTFLRHIIGALTPDSGKVHLLGKDLSKLNEDEMDKIRMKIGMCFQSSALFDSMTVGDNVSLGLREHTKLDKSVIDIVVKMKLEMVGLRGFEDMMPSQLSGGMRKRVGLARAISMDPEIIFYDEPTAGLDPIVAGVIDKLIIDLSKKLNITSVVVTHDMKSVFSIADRVAMFYEGKVLEVGSSDEVKNSKNPMVQQFINGNPDGPIRFFRQKDDYLERLIA
- a CDS encoding MlaD family protein, yielding MKINNEIKTGIIVVAAILVVALFYAKTAGTSSGKTYRIKTYFNYAEGVKQDAIVKLAGIEVGRVEKIQFQYMPETKIEMVMAISDKARIHEDSIAFIATSGMIGDAYLGITPGTADKPSVHEGGIIASEDPVEARKLWKKSDAIADNLDKMLIEVKGLTENVNGVMKDNKARIDGIAVNLEQTAVNFKDFSSDIKQHPWKLLMKGKE
- a CDS encoding CHASE2 domain-containing protein produces the protein MKSKSLRENAGFIALIFIALAIFAGSYFRVLDSYELETLDLRFRLRPPISTSDNIAIIEIGDDTIAKLGRFPFDRRYHTLLTKALSESDARIILFDLFFSEPEESDKEFEDAVAKAGNVYFPVVFELDPKISRKIPSATAYAARCLEGFNSAAKGIGHINIIPDIDGKFRRASAYIRYEGYRLSPYLSLLGACDYLGISQKDVKFAPGKYLYLGSGIRVPLDQDSAIIVNYSAGWGRSYQHYSYVDIIQSYLAKAAGEKPVLDLSLLNGKICIIGLTALGTVDLHPTPFGSLYPTMGMHAEVINSILKKKFIQRASPEANLVILLFLSAIIAAVVLKTKPVKGLVCLISIIAVLILSGIVIFDMYGIWIDLIYPVFVIVMLYISITLYRYISEWKRRLVIENELQIARKIQESFLPRSTPSIEGLSISVAMFTARQVGGDLYDFIPFANDRLGVMIGDVSGKGVPASLFMAMSVGAFRTFASSGAKPEGVLAGLNIKLINESSSNLFVTIFYSIFDMKNRAFIYSNGGHLPVLYLNKEGKPQFLDVRDGAPLGLLDGPYSGGEIKFGPGDVFIFYTDGVTEAMNQKSDMYGKERLLLAAEKNRHLPPDKMLAEIEKDLRRFERQIDQHDDITIIIVKAV
- a CDS encoding HD-GYP domain-containing protein, coding for MGKHKHEAGKILLEVSRAISSSLDPDEVSRLYHKMKSLFLSTVTSLTRAINVKDSYTSGHSERVMKYALAIGREMVLDDQALENLGLASLLHDIGKIGVKESILMKPAKLLGHERQQMRMHPDIGARIVESIDGSNVMRRGIFEHHERYDGKGYPNRLKGDQISIEGRIIAVADVFDALTTDRPYQKGDSEDYAFQKITRESSSQFDPQVVAAFVISYKSHPEIWRK